In one Streptomyces venezuelae genomic region, the following are encoded:
- a CDS encoding branched-chain amino acid ABC transporter permease produces MTTFTELLLNGISMGSVYALIALGFVVIFRATEVVNFAHASLLLAGGYITASLHDDLGFWPALLVGIAGAAVVGAAVEFLVMRRYRGSDHSVLAIVTIGVDILLTTELTRRLGTDVLPLGDPWGDDVLTIGPISLAHTRIAAFVAAALLITAFLLAFRYTSWGVAMRAAAESPETAALMGVRLGRVSLGAWAVAGALAAVAALFLTVFPTPGLERATSLAALKAFPAAILGGLDSTTGALVGGLVVGVTESLATGYQSELSFLGRGLGDLAPYLVMTVILLMRPAGLFGTKELARV; encoded by the coding sequence GTGACCACCTTCACCGAGCTCCTCCTCAACGGCATCTCCATGGGATCGGTCTACGCCCTCATCGCCCTCGGCTTCGTCGTCATCTTCCGAGCCACCGAGGTGGTCAACTTCGCCCACGCCTCACTGCTCCTCGCGGGCGGCTACATCACCGCGTCCCTCCACGACGACCTCGGCTTCTGGCCGGCCCTGCTCGTCGGCATCGCGGGCGCCGCGGTGGTCGGCGCGGCCGTCGAGTTCCTCGTCATGCGCCGCTACCGGGGCTCCGACCACAGCGTGCTCGCCATCGTCACCATCGGCGTCGACATCCTGCTCACCACCGAACTCACCCGCCGCCTCGGCACCGACGTCCTGCCGCTCGGCGACCCGTGGGGCGACGACGTGCTGACCATCGGGCCGATCTCCCTCGCGCACACCCGCATCGCCGCGTTCGTCGCCGCCGCCCTGCTCATCACCGCCTTCCTCCTCGCCTTCCGCTACACGTCGTGGGGCGTGGCGATGCGGGCCGCCGCCGAGAGCCCGGAGACCGCCGCGCTGATGGGCGTACGGCTGGGCAGGGTGTCGCTCGGCGCATGGGCGGTCGCGGGGGCGCTCGCGGCCGTGGCCGCGCTGTTCCTCACCGTCTTCCCGACGCCAGGCCTTGAGCGCGCCACCTCGCTCGCCGCCCTGAAGGCGTTCCCCGCGGCGATCCTCGGCGGCCTCGACTCCACCACGGGCGCGCTCGTCGGCGGCCTGGTGGTGGGCGTCACCGAGTCCCTCGCCACCGGCTACCAGAGCGAGCTCAGCTTCCTCGGCCGCGGGCTCGGCGACCTCGCGCCCTACCTCGTCATGACCGTCATCCTGCTGATGCGACCCGCCGGGCTGTTCGGCACGAAGGAGCTCGCCCGTGTCTGA
- a CDS encoding ABC transporter ATP-binding protein: MTQEAVPALDVRDLTVRFSGLTALDAVSFTVRPGTVHAVIGPNGAGKSTCFNVLSGVYRATSGSVRFGDHELTGLRPHRIAELGVARIFQNLALPPRATVADSLLLGRHRLTRAGFMAAGLRLPSAAREEHRHRERVREIAAFVGLEDRLDQPAGALPYGQQKLAELARALCMEPRLLLLDEPVAGMTADERRRTAAVIAGVRDSLGISIVLVEHDMGVVMRLADAVTVLDFGRRIADGAPADVQNDPAVVRAYLGEGDRTDRTGDGEGRRP, translated from the coding sequence ATGACGCAAGAAGCCGTACCCGCCCTCGACGTCCGTGACCTGACCGTCCGGTTCTCGGGGCTCACCGCCCTCGACGCCGTCAGCTTCACCGTCCGCCCCGGCACCGTGCACGCCGTCATCGGACCGAACGGCGCGGGCAAGTCCACCTGCTTCAACGTCCTGTCCGGCGTCTACCGCGCCACCTCCGGCAGCGTCCGCTTCGGCGACCACGAGCTCACCGGACTGCGCCCGCACCGCATCGCGGAGCTCGGCGTCGCCCGCATCTTCCAGAACCTCGCCCTGCCGCCCCGCGCCACCGTCGCCGACAGCCTCCTCCTCGGCCGCCACCGGCTGACCCGCGCCGGCTTCATGGCCGCCGGACTCCGGCTCCCCTCGGCCGCCCGCGAGGAACACCGCCACCGCGAACGCGTCCGCGAGATAGCGGCCTTCGTCGGCCTGGAGGACCGGCTCGACCAGCCCGCGGGCGCCCTGCCCTACGGCCAGCAGAAACTCGCCGAGCTCGCCCGCGCCCTCTGCATGGAGCCGCGCCTGCTGCTCCTCGACGAACCCGTCGCCGGCATGACCGCCGACGAACGGCGCCGCACCGCGGCCGTCATCGCGGGCGTCCGCGACAGCCTCGGCATCTCGATCGTCCTGGTGGAACACGACATGGGGGTGGTGATGCGGCTCGCGGACGCGGTGACCGTACTCGACTTCGGGCGCCGGATCGCCGACGGCGCCCCCGCCGACGTACAGAACGATCCTGCGGTCGTACGCGCCTACCTGGGCGAGGGCGACCGGACCGACCGGACCGGGGACGGAGAGGGACGACGACCGTGA
- a CDS encoding ABC transporter ATP-binding protein — protein MRDVSVGYGPVRALRRVSLELPHGTVVAVLGGNGAGKSTLLRAVSRTLSFQGGALTSGSVHFDGRRIDGLSADRVVAAGISHVPEGRQVFARMTVTDNLRAGSLGATGSRAARADALRRVHALFPVLAERGAQRAGLLSGGEQQMLAVGRALMASPRVLLLDEPSLGLAPLMAARIADTIREINAQGTSVLLVEQNAALALRLATTAYVLDVGEVALSGPADELAASDEVRRRYLGVVDEDAAADATRGIGVLPTLRRWEAGR, from the coding sequence GTGCGGGATGTCTCCGTGGGGTACGGGCCCGTGCGGGCGTTGCGACGCGTCTCGCTCGAACTGCCGCACGGCACCGTCGTCGCCGTGCTCGGCGGCAACGGCGCGGGCAAGTCGACGCTGCTGCGGGCCGTTTCGCGCACCCTCTCCTTCCAGGGCGGGGCGCTCACCTCGGGGTCCGTCCACTTCGACGGGCGCCGCATCGACGGCCTCTCGGCGGACCGGGTCGTCGCCGCCGGGATCTCCCACGTGCCCGAGGGGCGGCAGGTGTTCGCGCGGATGACCGTCACCGACAACCTGCGGGCGGGATCGCTCGGCGCCACCGGATCGCGCGCCGCCAGGGCGGACGCCCTGCGACGCGTCCACGCCCTCTTCCCCGTGCTCGCCGAACGCGGCGCCCAACGCGCCGGACTGCTCTCCGGCGGCGAGCAGCAGATGCTCGCGGTCGGCAGGGCGCTCATGGCCTCGCCGCGCGTGCTCCTCCTCGACGAACCCTCCCTGGGACTCGCCCCGCTCATGGCCGCGCGCATCGCCGACACCATCCGCGAGATCAACGCGCAGGGCACCTCCGTGCTCCTCGTCGAGCAGAACGCCGCCCTCGCACTGCGGCTCGCCACCACCGCGTACGTCCTCGACGTCGGCGAGGTCGCCCTGTCAGGGCCCGCCGACGAACTCGCCGCCTCCGACGAGGTGCGCCGCCGCTACCTGGGCGTGGTCGACGAGGACGCGGCGGCCGACGCGACCCGCGGGATCGGCGTACTGCCGACGCTGCGGCGCTGGGAGGCCGGACGATGA
- a CDS encoding PucR family transcriptional regulator gives MSGLANGRRPRTGHDWKLLKEACTALLPRLPELVDQHLRQLGEHSSVYGSVLPYDVQWREAEEAMRIGIEAISAPRASPRRDLEYAEEAGRRRAQQGLPLDLLVHSYRNAGYLVWDSLLEGTAGKDPEKLAVLMRSATMVWSAVDAQAAVASDAYRATELELRRRTDEQLQALLDALLEGRSAPGLAARAAAGLDLPEHGPYAVIVLRAERRDGREAFHRQIQRAGFRFVWRMRTDCEVGVVALGADEGLDGLARLLDGRCPGPGGISPVVAGLAELGHARRLAELALRTCPPDATGIVRLDQRMPTALVVSQPELAGRLVSEVLGEVLALEPADRAVLLETLDAWLACEGSAGRAAGRLYCHRNTVFNRLRRLEQLTARSLARPRDLVEVSLAVEAHRLTQRQVTH, from the coding sequence ATGAGCGGGCTCGCGAACGGACGCAGGCCTCGGACCGGACACGACTGGAAGCTCCTCAAGGAGGCGTGCACCGCGCTCCTGCCCCGGCTGCCCGAGCTGGTCGACCAGCATCTGCGGCAGCTCGGCGAGCACTCGTCGGTGTACGGGAGCGTCCTGCCGTACGACGTGCAGTGGCGGGAGGCCGAGGAGGCCATGCGGATCGGCATCGAGGCGATCTCGGCCCCGCGGGCCTCGCCGCGCCGCGACCTGGAGTACGCGGAGGAGGCGGGCCGGCGCCGTGCTCAACAGGGGCTTCCCCTGGACCTGTTGGTGCACTCGTACCGCAACGCGGGCTACCTCGTGTGGGACTCCCTCCTGGAGGGCACCGCGGGCAAGGACCCGGAGAAGCTCGCGGTCCTGATGCGTTCGGCCACGATGGTGTGGTCGGCGGTGGACGCGCAGGCGGCCGTGGCGTCGGACGCGTACCGCGCGACGGAGCTGGAGTTGCGGCGGCGCACCGACGAACAGTTGCAGGCGCTGCTCGACGCGCTCCTGGAGGGCAGGTCGGCGCCGGGGCTCGCCGCGCGGGCCGCCGCGGGCCTCGATCTGCCCGAGCACGGCCCGTACGCGGTGATCGTGCTCCGCGCGGAGCGGCGCGACGGACGTGAGGCGTTCCACCGGCAGATCCAGCGGGCCGGGTTCCGGTTCGTCTGGCGGATGCGGACGGACTGCGAGGTCGGCGTGGTCGCGCTCGGCGCGGACGAGGGTCTCGACGGTCTGGCCCGGCTGCTCGACGGGCGGTGCCCGGGGCCGGGCGGCATCAGCCCCGTCGTGGCCGGGCTCGCGGAGCTCGGCCACGCGCGACGGCTCGCGGAGCTGGCGCTGCGCACGTGTCCGCCGGACGCGACCGGCATCGTCCGGCTGGACCAGCGGATGCCGACGGCGCTGGTGGTGAGCCAGCCGGAGCTGGCGGGGCGGCTCGTGTCGGAGGTCCTCGGTGAGGTCCTCGCCCTCGAACCGGCCGACCGGGCCGTGCTGTTGGAGACGCTCGACGCCTGGCTGGCGTGCGAGGGCTCGGCGGGGCGGGCGGCCGGCCGCCTGTACTGCCACCGCAACACCGTCTTCAACCGCCTGCGCCGCCTGGAACAGCTGACCGCGCGCTCACTGGCCCGCCCGCGGGACCTGGTGGAGGTGTCGCTCGCGGTGGAGGCGCACCGGCTCACGCAGCGGCAGGTCACGCACTGA
- a CDS encoding DUF4239 domain-containing protein produces MTEWFVLGLAMVLACAIVLAVTVIRHRRVPEDDDTSETPDVLEYMVMMVGVVYAIVLGLAIAGVWEARGAAQDGTRDEAQALHEISRRVQVYPADARERVERDVRRYSEHVTTVEWPHMIEEHRLTDRGGELLDTLRRDIARRPPASELEAQTYQPLLDQVAAADEARRARADNAEETLPGVVWFGLVAGAFVTVGLIFTLQIRRSSRELLLAGTFSALIAFLLFLVWNFDAPFGRTASETTTAFQDLISA; encoded by the coding sequence GTGACGGAATGGTTCGTACTCGGTCTGGCCATGGTGCTGGCCTGCGCGATCGTGCTGGCCGTGACCGTGATCAGACACCGCAGGGTGCCCGAGGACGACGACACCAGCGAGACGCCGGACGTCCTGGAGTACATGGTGATGATGGTCGGCGTCGTGTACGCGATCGTCCTCGGCCTCGCCATCGCCGGTGTCTGGGAGGCCCGCGGCGCCGCCCAGGACGGCACCCGCGACGAGGCACAGGCCCTGCACGAGATCAGCAGGCGTGTGCAGGTCTACCCGGCGGACGCGCGGGAACGCGTCGAGCGCGACGTACGGCGCTACAGCGAGCACGTGACCACCGTCGAGTGGCCGCACATGATCGAGGAGCACCGGCTCACGGACCGGGGCGGCGAACTCCTCGACACGCTGCGCCGGGACATCGCCCGCCGCCCGCCCGCGAGCGAACTGGAGGCGCAGACCTACCAGCCGCTCCTCGACCAGGTGGCCGCCGCCGACGAGGCGCGCAGGGCGCGGGCCGACAACGCGGAGGAGACCCTGCCCGGCGTGGTCTGGTTCGGCCTCGTCGCCGGGGCATTCGTCACGGTCGGACTGATCTTCACGCTGCAGATCAGACGCTCGTCCAGGGAGCTGCTGCTGGCCGGGACCTTCAGCGCCCTGATCGCCTTCCTCCTCTTCCTGGTGTGGAACTTCGACGCGCCGTTCGGCAGGACCGCGTCGGAGACGACGACGGCCTTCCAGGACCTGATCAGTGCGTGA
- a CDS encoding glycerate kinase, with protein sequence MADAAGTAGHEQQAHDERVQRVLIAADKFKGSLTAVQVAERVTAGLHRVAPGVTVEALPVADGGDGTVAAAVAGGFERREVRVTGPLGNEVTAAYALKDGTAVVEMAEASGLQLLPEGVFAPLTSTTYGSGELIRAALEAGARTIVFGVGGSATTDGGAGMLAALGARFLDADGEPVAPGGGPLKDLATADLSGLDPRLKDVEIVLASDVDNPLTGPKGAPAVYGPQKGADPADVAALDAALAHYATVLEKAIGPKAAEYAQSPGAGAAGGIGYGALVGLGAGFRPGIEVMLDVLGFAPALERATLVITGEGSLDEQTLHGKAPAGVAAAARAAGIEVVAVCGRLALAPEVLGKAGIRRAYALTDVEPDVARCIAEAGPILETVAEGIARDFLV encoded by the coding sequence GTGGCGGACGCTGCAGGGACGGCGGGACACGAGCAGCAGGCTCACGACGAGCGTGTGCAGCGCGTGCTCATCGCCGCGGACAAGTTCAAGGGCTCGCTCACGGCCGTGCAGGTCGCGGAGCGGGTGACGGCCGGGCTGCACCGGGTCGCCCCCGGCGTCACGGTCGAGGCGCTGCCCGTCGCCGACGGCGGTGACGGCACGGTCGCCGCGGCCGTCGCGGGTGGCTTCGAGCGCCGCGAGGTGCGTGTCACGGGCCCGCTCGGCAACGAGGTGACGGCGGCGTACGCGCTGAAGGACGGCACAGCCGTCGTGGAGATGGCCGAGGCCTCGGGTCTCCAGCTGCTCCCCGAGGGCGTCTTCGCGCCGCTCACGTCCACGACGTACGGCTCCGGAGAGCTGATCCGCGCGGCGCTCGAAGCGGGCGCCCGCACCATCGTCTTCGGCGTCGGCGGCAGCGCCACGACCGACGGCGGCGCCGGCATGCTGGCGGCGCTCGGCGCGCGCTTCCTGGACGCCGACGGCGAGCCCGTCGCGCCCGGCGGCGGCCCGCTGAAGGACCTGGCGACCGCCGACCTGTCGGGCCTCGACCCGCGCCTGAAGGACGTCGAGATCGTGCTCGCCAGCGACGTCGACAACCCGCTGACCGGGCCGAAGGGCGCCCCCGCGGTCTACGGCCCGCAGAAGGGCGCCGACCCGGCGGACGTCGCCGCGCTGGACGCCGCCCTCGCCCACTACGCCACGGTCCTGGAGAAGGCGATCGGCCCCAAGGCCGCGGAGTACGCGCAGTCGCCGGGCGCCGGAGCAGCGGGCGGCATCGGGTACGGCGCGCTGGTCGGTCTCGGCGCGGGCTTCCGGCCCGGCATCGAGGTCATGCTCGACGTGCTCGGCTTCGCGCCCGCCCTGGAGCGGGCGACGCTCGTCATCACCGGTGAGGGCTCGCTCGACGAGCAGACCCTGCACGGCAAGGCACCGGCGGGCGTGGCCGCGGCCGCGCGGGCCGCCGGGATCGAGGTCGTCGCGGTCTGCGGCCGTCTCGCGCTCGCCCCGGAGGTCCTCGGCAAGGCGGGCATCCGCCGCGCATACGCCCTGACCGACGTCGAGCCGGACGTGGCGCGGTGCATCGCCGAGGCGGGCCCGATCCTGGAGACGGTGGCGGAGGGGATCGCCCGCGACTTCCTGGTCTGA
- a CDS encoding BCCT family transporter, producing the protein MSTEMIDQPRPGDGPPGPPPGDRDPAEGSPPDGTPDYLVVGVGVAAVLGVVAWAALGKRSFDRASDSALGWVLDNFAWLFVIAADVFLVLCVVLALSRFGRIRLGTDDARPEFTNLAWIAMMFSAGMGIGLMFYGVGEPLTHYLEPLPSSAAAPRSGAAARTALEYSFFHWTLTPWAIYGIVGLALAYAGFRKGRGNRLSSVFVPILGARRAAGRPGRIIDLLAVFATVFGTATSLGVGALQVATGLNLTTGVENSTTLQLVIIVSLGAAFVLSAFSGVHKGVKWLSTLNIMLAACLMLFVFVLGPTVYILDAIPASVGGYLHQLLPMASRTGAFTDSDWLGAWTVFYWAWWLSWAPFVGTFIARISHGRTIREFLIGVLLVPSGATVVWFCVMGGTGIRLDATGKVDMAGKIEEGAEASLFAMLDALPLGTVTSWVAMILVMTYFVTSADSASLVMGSLSSRGSLHPPTWLVVTWGVLMAAVAAVLLVAGGLDSLQSATILVALPFVVVMLALCWALLKELRKDPGAGPARGQALHGLRDAVRTMVGEAMTEQTPDRHHRLRRIARSRSQDGD; encoded by the coding sequence ATGAGTACGGAAATGATCGATCAGCCCCGTCCCGGTGACGGTCCGCCGGGCCCTCCCCCGGGCGACCGCGACCCTGCGGAGGGATCACCTCCGGACGGCACCCCCGACTACCTGGTCGTCGGCGTCGGCGTCGCCGCGGTGCTCGGGGTGGTCGCCTGGGCCGCGCTCGGCAAACGGTCCTTCGACCGAGCATCCGACAGCGCCCTCGGCTGGGTCCTCGACAACTTCGCCTGGCTCTTCGTGATCGCCGCGGACGTCTTCCTCGTCCTGTGCGTGGTGCTCGCGCTGAGCCGCTTCGGCCGGATCCGTCTCGGCACGGACGACGCGCGGCCCGAGTTCACGAACCTCGCGTGGATCGCGATGATGTTCAGTGCGGGCATGGGCATCGGTCTGATGTTCTACGGCGTCGGCGAGCCGCTGACCCACTACCTGGAGCCCCTGCCGTCCTCGGCCGCCGCGCCCCGCTCCGGCGCCGCGGCCCGCACCGCCCTTGAGTACTCCTTCTTCCACTGGACGCTGACACCCTGGGCGATCTACGGCATCGTGGGCCTCGCCCTCGCCTACGCGGGCTTCCGCAAGGGCCGCGGCAACCGGCTCAGCTCCGTCTTCGTACCGATCCTCGGCGCCCGGCGGGCGGCGGGCAGGCCCGGCCGGATCATCGACCTGCTCGCGGTCTTCGCCACCGTCTTCGGCACGGCGACCAGCCTCGGCGTCGGCGCGCTCCAGGTCGCCACGGGACTCAACCTCACGACGGGCGTGGAGAATTCGACCACCCTCCAGCTCGTCATCATCGTCTCGCTCGGCGCCGCCTTCGTGCTCTCGGCCTTCTCCGGGGTGCACAAGGGCGTGAAGTGGCTCAGCACCCTCAACATCATGCTGGCCGCCTGCCTGATGCTGTTCGTCTTCGTCCTCGGACCGACCGTCTACATCCTGGACGCGATCCCCGCGAGCGTCGGCGGCTACCTCCACCAGCTCCTCCCGATGGCCTCGCGCACCGGCGCCTTCACCGACAGCGACTGGCTCGGCGCCTGGACGGTCTTCTACTGGGCGTGGTGGCTGTCCTGGGCCCCCTTCGTCGGCACGTTCATCGCCCGCATCTCCCACGGCAGGACCATCCGCGAGTTCCTGATCGGCGTCCTCCTCGTGCCGAGCGGCGCCACCGTCGTCTGGTTCTGCGTGATGGGCGGCACCGGCATCCGGCTCGACGCGACCGGCAAGGTCGACATGGCGGGGAAGATCGAGGAGGGGGCGGAGGCCTCGCTCTTCGCGATGCTGGACGCGCTGCCGCTCGGCACGGTCACGTCGTGGGTCGCGATGATCCTGGTGATGACGTACTTCGTCACGAGCGCGGATTCCGCGTCGCTGGTGATGGGCTCGCTCAGCAGCCGCGGCTCCCTGCACCCGCCGACCTGGCTGGTCGTCACCTGGGGTGTCCTCATGGCGGCGGTGGCCGCGGTGCTCCTGGTCGCGGGCGGCCTGGACTCGCTGCAGAGCGCGACGATCCTGGTGGCGCTGCCGTTCGTCGTGGTGATGCTGGCGCTGTGCTGGGCGCTCCTGAAGGAGCTGCGCAAGGACCCGGGCGCCGGCCCGGCACGCGGCCAGGCGCTGCACGGGCTGCGGGACGCGGTGCGCACGATGGTCGGCGAGGCGATGACCGAACAGACACCGGACCGCCACCACCGTCTCCGCCGGATCGCCAGGTCCCGCAGCCAGGACGGGGACTGA
- a CDS encoding CU044_2847 family protein — MPEYLELDLAGAALRVELADVGQAPESGDLPPEFGVPGAVSAGGRVTALAADALRATLRPLGPLLDEVHASVSRAEHPPAEFTVDFGIEVGKDLKLGIAGVKGSATMTVSATWRRTEGSGAGADGTPGGTTGS, encoded by the coding sequence ATGCCTGAGTACCTGGAACTCGACCTGGCCGGGGCCGCGCTGCGCGTCGAGCTCGCCGACGTGGGGCAGGCCCCCGAATCCGGCGACCTGCCGCCGGAGTTCGGCGTGCCGGGGGCCGTCTCCGCCGGCGGGCGGGTCACGGCCCTCGCCGCCGACGCGCTGCGGGCCACGCTGCGGCCGCTGGGCCCGCTCCTCGACGAGGTGCACGCGTCGGTGTCCCGGGCCGAGCACCCGCCCGCGGAGTTCACGGTCGACTTCGGCATCGAGGTCGGCAAGGACCTCAAACTCGGCATCGCGGGGGTGAAGGGGTCGGCCACCATGACCGTGTCGGCGACGTGGCGGCGTACGGAAGGGTCCGGTGCGGGAGCCGACGGGACGCCCGGCGGCACCACCGGGTCGTAG
- a CDS encoding trypsin-like peptidase domain-containing protein, translated as MGWFRGTRVPQVVAVLGPHGDTAVGAAALLSPGRVLTCAHVVNEALGRPPLSGTRPAHEVLQVGFARRTVRIKAQIEVWVPPRHSSAAWQGDLCVLLLAEPAPASSAPVVWTEMAEGQSLRAWHGCGDPITFADTSLKLLDGHVGYLDGPLSGAAIGPGFSGGPLWTDAGDSATGIVVGQLGQPTAPAHPGQTLRRTWALSWQAVREQLYAAGADEVVADCRTVRPAPQNDPVAVELSDLLRSLLPEPTARAEHARRLADELGLAGPGDGSAPTVEELTDVLLTRRRALPTLSESLLTAGPYGARPDRLTALLGTGRAVDAAGLLSRGEHASLVRQLELVVLSDPTLPARAAQEALRYTTLPAALCAARLPPEALEQVIADLEEYQDGGSVPAGTPRVPVLVHLVEFIAAAADGPLGEGLGRWSERVCTRLGVHPAARDQRRADAAHWAGARQAPVTRLLARLTRSEPEGDGAEATARYRCRLWQQHTDGSVRRLETAAGDAPLSPEQVGALIREGAERSGDGRPAVEIEVDREGLHLPVDEWDAGRSIEYVPSLPLGASFQLTLRCPEMSRRVPRREVEHRRRWGDGHGRVLVIDPSCADSRQVAALLNSSHRDVNHVVLHGPPALRAQLLDLCLALGVPVVLWDREAEDHDHAHRLDPIAPTGRLQELPHRLLMFRGSALPDSAGPSARPSLVWEDLAWQDRTGGQHEPRLTDPDATRPLSDEGARSS; from the coding sequence GTGGGGTGGTTCAGGGGGACCCGGGTCCCGCAGGTCGTCGCGGTGCTCGGGCCGCACGGCGACACGGCCGTGGGAGCGGCCGCGCTCCTCTCCCCCGGGCGGGTGCTGACCTGCGCGCACGTGGTCAACGAGGCACTCGGCCGGCCTCCGTTGAGCGGAACGCGCCCCGCGCACGAGGTGCTCCAGGTCGGGTTCGCCCGGCGTACGGTACGGATCAAGGCGCAGATAGAGGTGTGGGTGCCGCCCCGGCACTCCTCCGCGGCCTGGCAGGGCGACCTGTGCGTGCTGCTCCTGGCCGAGCCGGCGCCCGCGAGCTCCGCCCCCGTCGTCTGGACGGAGATGGCGGAAGGCCAGTCGCTGCGGGCCTGGCACGGCTGCGGGGACCCGATCACCTTCGCGGACACGTCCCTCAAGCTGCTCGACGGCCACGTCGGCTACCTGGACGGGCCGCTGTCGGGTGCCGCGATCGGCCCCGGGTTCAGCGGTGGACCGCTGTGGACCGACGCGGGGGACAGCGCGACCGGGATCGTCGTCGGACAGCTCGGGCAGCCGACCGCCCCCGCCCACCCCGGCCAGACGCTGCGGCGCACCTGGGCCCTGTCCTGGCAGGCGGTGCGGGAACAGCTGTACGCGGCCGGGGCGGACGAGGTCGTGGCGGACTGCCGCACCGTGCGGCCCGCGCCGCAGAACGATCCGGTGGCCGTCGAACTGAGCGACCTGCTGCGGTCGTTGCTGCCCGAACCGACGGCGCGCGCCGAGCACGCGCGGCGGCTCGCCGACGAGCTGGGCCTCGCCGGGCCGGGGGACGGTTCGGCGCCCACCGTCGAGGAACTGACCGACGTCCTGCTGACCCGGCGCCGTGCCCTGCCCACGCTCAGCGAGTCCCTGCTCACCGCCGGGCCCTACGGCGCACGCCCCGACCGGCTCACCGCGCTCCTCGGCACCGGCCGGGCCGTCGACGCGGCGGGCCTGCTCTCCCGTGGTGAACACGCCTCGCTGGTACGCCAGCTGGAGCTCGTCGTCCTCTCCGACCCGACGCTGCCCGCCCGCGCGGCCCAGGAGGCGCTGCGCTACACCACGCTCCCCGCGGCCCTGTGCGCCGCACGGCTGCCGCCCGAGGCACTGGAGCAGGTCATCGCGGACCTCGAGGAGTACCAGGACGGCGGCAGCGTGCCGGCGGGGACGCCCCGCGTGCCCGTACTCGTCCACCTGGTGGAGTTCATCGCCGCGGCCGCGGACGGCCCGCTCGGCGAAGGACTCGGCCGCTGGAGCGAGCGGGTCTGCACCCGGCTCGGTGTGCACCCCGCGGCGCGCGACCAGCGCAGGGCCGACGCCGCGCACTGGGCGGGCGCGCGACAGGCGCCGGTCACCCGGCTGCTCGCCCGGCTCACCAGGAGCGAGCCGGAAGGTGACGGCGCGGAGGCCACCGCGCGGTACCGGTGCAGGCTCTGGCAGCAGCACACGGACGGCTCGGTGCGCCGCCTGGAGACCGCCGCGGGGGACGCGCCCCTGTCGCCGGAGCAGGTCGGCGCGCTGATCCGCGAGGGCGCCGAGCGGTCCGGCGACGGGCGGCCCGCCGTGGAGATCGAGGTCGACCGCGAAGGGCTCCATCTGCCCGTCGACGAATGGGACGCGGGCAGATCGATCGAGTACGTGCCGAGCCTCCCCCTCGGGGCATCCTTCCAACTCACGCTGCGCTGCCCCGAGATGAGCCGCCGCGTGCCCCGCCGGGAGGTGGAGCACCGCCGCCGGTGGGGCGACGGGCACGGCAGAGTGCTGGTCATCGACCCCAGCTGTGCGGACAGCCGGCAGGTCGCCGCGCTGCTCAACTCCAGCCACCGGGACGTCAACCACGTCGTCCTGCACGGCCCGCCCGCCCTCCGCGCCCAGCTGCTCGACCTCTGCCTGGCCCTCGGCGTCCCCGTGGTGCTGTGGGACCGCGAGGCGGAGGACCACGACCACGCCCACCGCCTCGACCCAATCGCCCCCACCGGACGGCTGCAGGAACTCCCCCACAGGCTGCTCATGTTCAGGGGTTCGGCGCTGCCGGACTCAGCGGGACCATCGGCGCGCCCCTCCCTGGTGTGGGAGGACCTCGCGTGGCAGGACCGCACGGGCGGGCAGCACGAGCCGAGGCTGACGGACCCCGATGCGACGCGCCCGCTTTCCGACGAAGGAGCACGCAGTTCATGA